The window TGAGATCGTTGACCGCCGCTATCTCGATGGCCGGATGGCGTTCGACGATTGCTTTGGTGAAATTTCGTCCGATGCGGCCGAAGCCGTTGATCCCGATGCGCATGAGGCGCGTTTACCGGGCCGCTTGCGCGCTCACCTGCCCGCCCCGAGCTGGTCGGCGAGGCGGCTGAGGGCGCCGAGGCGGCTGCTCACGGTTGGCTTGCCGATCGCGGGCTTGCAGCGCCGCCCCAACTCCGCGAGCGACTCGTCGGGATGCTTCAAACGAAGTTCGGCGATCTCGCGCAGCGCCGGCGTCAGCCGCGAGAGGCCGTAGGCGCTGCGCAGATACTCGATGACGCGGCGCTGCGCGGCCGCAGCCGCGGCGGTGCGTTCGAGATTCGCCGCTTCGGTGTTGACGAGCCGATGGATGCGATTCTTCGTCTCGCGCAGCGCCCGCACGTCCTCGAGCTGCAGGACCGCGGCGAACGCGCCGACGTGCGTCAGCAACTCGGCGATCGCCTCGAAATCCTTGTAGTAGAGAACGAGCCGGCCTTTGCGCCGGGACTGCTTCGGGGGCACGCCGGTGCTGCGCAACATCCACTTCAGACGCTGCGCGGCCTCTTCGGTGCGCGCCACGAACTCCAGATGGTAGCCGTGCGCGCCCGCCGCGAGCGAGCCGCAGGCGAGAAAGGCCGCGCGCACTTCGATCAGCCGATCGCACTTGCGCACGGGCTTGCGCGGAACGGTGCGCAGCCGCTCCGGCAACGCGATCGCGAACGTAGGGAGGCGCTGGAGACGCGTCGGCGCGCGGGTCTCGATCGGATGCGACTTGCGTTCGTCGAGCAGCGACCAGAAGAGCCGCGCGACGGCGTTGCGATGCGTGACGAACTCGCCGCCCTTACCGCCATAGAGAGCGAGCCCGGCGAGCAACGCCTCGCGGCAGTGGTCGGCGGCGGGCACGTCGCGCGCGAGCGCGTCCTTCGTGTCGGCGGAGATCACAGCCAATCGTCGTCATCGGCGCGCGAATTGAGAACCTCGTACATATCCGCCGGCTTGACGGCGGGCGTGACGCGCAGCGGCACTTCGCGCACGCGAACCGTGACGAACTTCGTCGCGTAATGAATCTCGAGGACGTCGCCGGGCTTCACCTGATACCCCGGCTTCAGCGGCCGGCCGTCTTTTGCGATCCGCCCGTGCTCCAGCGCCTCGTGCGCTTCGCTCCGCCGCTTGGCCAGCCGGGAGACCTTCATGAACTTATCGAGGCGCACGAGCCCAGAGTTCGCCGGGCGCCGCTCGAGGCCGCCCGCCTCTTGACATAGTTTCGATATATCGAATACTATCGGGAACGATAGGAGGTTAGCGCTATGGAGATGGGTTTCTGGGCTAAAGGTCCGCGTTCGGAGTGGTGGGGAGGGCATGGGCCTCATCACCGGCGCGGCCTGCGCCGCCTGCGGCGAGGAATTTTGAAGTTCGCGCTGCTCAAGCTGCTCTCCGAAGTCCCCCGGCACGGATACGATTTGATCCGCGAGATTCGCGATAAGGGCTGGGGCGCCGGAGCCGGGTCGGTCTATCCGCTGCTCGCCGCGCTCGAGAGCGCGGGCCTGATCGCCGGACGCGAAGAGGGCGATCGCCGCATCTACGAGATTACCGAACAGGGACGGCGGCTGCTCGGCGAACACGCCGCGGAGTTGGAGCGCCTGCTCAACGACGCCGGCGACGACGAAGAGGCGGAAGACGACCATCCGACGCAACTCCGCTCGTCGGCGGGACGGCTGATGCAGGCGGTCGCACAGCTCGGTCCGTCATCGAAACCCGAGACGATCGAACGCGTATCCCACGTGCTCGACACGGCCCGGAAAGAGATCTACAAACTGCTAGCCGAGGAGTAAGCGTCGCCGCATGGCACAGGCTCAACCGCGTCGCCACGGAGTGAACATATTCGAGGAGGGGAAGCCGATGTGGCAGATCCTCCTCGTCTTTCTCGTGCCCTTGATGCTCAGCAACGTCCTGCAATCGGCGTCGCAGACGATGGCGAGCATCTGGATCGGGCGGTTGATCTCGACCCAGGCGCTCGGCGCCGTCTCGGCGGTCTTCCCCGTGATATTCCTGTTGTTCTCGTTCGTCTTCGGCGTCTCGAGCGGCAGCAGCGTGCTGATCGGTCAAGCCTTCGGCGCGCGCGATCACCACAAGGTGAAGAAGATCGCCGGCACCGTGCTCGGCGCCGCGCTCTACCTCGGCATCGTCGTCGCCGTCGTCGGATCGCTCTGCTCCGCGACGATGCTCGGCTGGCTCGGAACGCCGCACGACATCGTCGGACAGGCCGACGCCTACGCGCGCGTGATCTTCCTCACGATGCCGATATTCTTCGTCTACTTCGTCTACGCGACGATCCTGCGCGGCACGGGCGACTCGACGACGCCTTTCTACGCGCTGATCGTCTCGGCCGTGCTCGCGATCGCGATCACGCCGTTCTTCATCCTCGGGATCTTCGGCTTGCCCAAGCTCGGCGTCGTCAGCGCCGCCGTGGCCGGCGGCATCGCCAACTTGGCGGCGCTCGCGTGGCTCGTCTACTATCTCGACCGGCACGACCATCCGCTGAAGTTCGACCGCGAGACGCTGCGCGATATGCTGCCGGACTGGAAGATCCTCGGATCCGTCGTCCGCATCGGGCTGCCGACCGGGCTGCAAGTGATCGTCGTCTCGCTCGCCGAGCTCGCGGTCATCTCGTTCGTCAATCGCTTCGGCTCGAGCGCGACGGCCGCGTACGGCGCCGTCAATCAAGTCGTGGGCTACGTCCAATTCCCCGCGATCTCGATCGGCATCGCCGCCTCAATCTTCGGCGCGCAGTGCATCGGCGCGCGCCGCGAGGACAAGCTCGGCAGCGTGATTCGCTCGGCGGTCGGTCTCAACTACGCCGTCGGAGCGCTCATCATCGGCTCGTGCTACATCTTCGCCTGGGTGATCCTCGGATGGTTCATCACCGACCGGCACACCCTGCAGATCGCGCACGAACTGCTCATGATCACGCTCTGGAGCTACGCCGTCTTCGGCAACTCCGCCGTGCTCAGCGGCCTCATGCGCGGCAGCGGCGACGTGATCGTGCCGACGGCAAACGGCATCTTCGCCATCGGCGTCGAGGTCGTCGCCGCCTACCTGCTCATGCACCGCTTCGGATTGGACGGCGTCTGGATGGGCTACCCGATCGCGTTCTGCACCGCGCTCACGCTGCAGTTCTGCTACTACGAATTCGTCTGGAAGAAAAAGACGCACGAACGCCTCGCGTAGTCGCCGCGTTAGGCGCATCGCGCGCGGTGTGGGCTGCCTCGAAGACGCTCGTCGCGCCACCTCCTGTGGCGCTCCTGCTGCGCCACTTTTTCGGCAGAACGAAGTTTTGAAGATCACATCCTGTGATGGCCGAAAAAGTTGGAGCCTTCTCGGCAGCCCACACCCCGCGCGCTGATAACGGACGGCGGCGAGGCTCGACGTAATGCCGAGGAGGCCGCGCAGCAGGAGCGCAGCGGGATGCGGAGCGACGAGCGTTTCTGAGGCGTTACGTCGAGCCTCGCGCGACGAGAACTAGTTGCGTTTCTTGTCTTTGGGCGTGACGCACGTGCCGGTCGCGCGGCAGACGACGATCGGCGGATCGAGCACGTCGGCGGCGCTGTCGTTCATCTCGGGACGCGCGGCGATAACCTTGCGCGCTTCGAACTCCATGTGCCGCGACGTCTTGCCGACCTTGACGATGCGCCCCTCGGCTTCGACGTAATCGCCCGCGTAGGTGGGAGCGAGAAACCGGATCTCGGAGTAGGCCGCGAAGAGCCCTTCGTCGCCGTCGAGCCGGATCAGCAGTTCGGTCGCGACGTCGCCGAAGAGCGCGAGGATGCGCGCTCCGTCCACGAGTCCGCCGCCGTAATGGCCGTCCTGCGAGCTCATCCGCACGCGCAGGATCGACGTCATGCCTTCGCCAGTTGCCATAATTCCTCGAGTTCGTCGAGCGAGAGATCGGAGAGGCTCTTCCCGTTTGCGGCGGCGCGCTCTTCCATGAAGGCGAAACGCCGGTAAAATTTCTCGTTCGCCTCGCGCATCGCCGTCTCGGCGTCGATGCCGAGCGCCCGCGAGAGGTTGACGAGGGTGAAGAAGACGTCGCCGAGCTCTTCGCGCACGTGCGAGTCGTCCTGGCGCTCGCGTCGCGCCTGCGCCAGTTCCTCGAGCTCCTCCGAGAGCTTCTCGAGCACGCCGTCGATCGCGGGCCAGTCGAAGCCGACGCGCGCGGCCTTCTCCTGCATGCGCTGACCGCGTTGCAGCGCGCCGAGGTGCTTCGGGATTCCGTCGAGCCGGCTGCGGCGACCGCGTCCGGTTTTTTCGAGCGCTTTGAGGCGCTCCCAGCTGCGCCACTGCGCGTCGACGTCTTCGATGACCGCGTCGGCGAAGACGTGCGGATGGCGCCGGACCATCTTGTTCGAGAGCGCGTCGACGACGTCGGCGATGCCGAACTTTCCGGTCTCGGTCGCTAGTTGCGCGTGAAAGACGACTTGCAGGAGCAGATCGCCGAGCTCTTCGCAGAGCCCCTCGAGATGCGAGATCTCGATCGCCTCGACGACTTCGAACGTCTCTTCGATGAGATACGGGACGAGGGTGCGATGCGTCTGCTCTCGATCCCACGGGCAGTCCATCCGCAAGCGGGCCATGATCTCGATCAAGTCGTCCCACGTGTAATGCGCCGATTGCGGCGGAAGCGGAACGAGCGGCATCGCGATCGCCGCGGATAACGTCGCGCGCGCAACGCCGGGCACGATCTCACAGCGAACGCCGCGTGCCTCGAGCGCTCGCAGCAGCGGCGGTAGTCCGGGGAAGTCGGAGAGCGGGTTGCCGAGCACGGCCAGCGCGAGCGCGCCCTCGGGCGCGGTGCCGATGCGCTCCGCGAAGCGCGCGACCTCATCGGCGCCGCCGCGCACGAAGAGCGCGGGGTCGTCGACCATGCCGCGCACGATCGCGACGCCGTTGCTCTCGAGATACGCGGTGAGGTTTTGCGGGGCGAGAGGCGCGACGGCGCTCCCGATCTCGCGCAGCGCGTCGAGGCCGCCGATGGTCAGGAGTCCGGGATTTCCCGGACCCAGACCAACGATGCGAACCAGCACCCTACGCTGTTCGGGAGCCTTTCGCGGTTGCCCCCGCAGGGCCGCCGAGCGGCCTTACTTGGTCGAGGCGGGCGCCGGAGAGGCTGCCGAACTCGCTGCC is drawn from Candidatus Binatia bacterium and contains these coding sequences:
- the whiA gene encoding DNA-binding protein WhiA translates to MISADTKDALARDVPAADHCREALLAGLALYGGKGGEFVTHRNAVARLFWSLLDERKSHPIETRAPTRLQRLPTFAIALPERLRTVPRKPVRKCDRLIEVRAAFLACGSLAAGAHGYHLEFVARTEEAAQRLKWMLRSTGVPPKQSRRKGRLVLYYKDFEAIAELLTHVGAFAAVLQLEDVRALRETKNRIHRLVNTEAANLERTAAAAAAQRRVIEYLRSAYGLSRLTPALREIAELRLKHPDESLAELGRRCKPAIGKPTVSSRLGALSRLADQLGAGR
- a CDS encoding RNA-binding S4 domain-containing protein, coding for MRLDKFMKVSRLAKRRSEAHEALEHGRIAKDGRPLKPGYQVKPGDVLEIHYATKFVTVRVREVPLRVTPAVKPADMYEVLNSRADDDDWL
- a CDS encoding PadR family transcriptional regulator, which codes for MKFALLKLLSEVPRHGYDLIREIRDKGWGAGAGSVYPLLAALESAGLIAGREEGDRRIYEITEQGRRLLGEHAAELERLLNDAGDDEEAEDDHPTQLRSSAGRLMQAVAQLGPSSKPETIERVSHVLDTARKEIYKLLAEE
- a CDS encoding MATE family efflux transporter codes for the protein MWQILLVFLVPLMLSNVLQSASQTMASIWIGRLISTQALGAVSAVFPVIFLLFSFVFGVSSGSSVLIGQAFGARDHHKVKKIAGTVLGAALYLGIVVAVVGSLCSATMLGWLGTPHDIVGQADAYARVIFLTMPIFFVYFVYATILRGTGDSTTPFYALIVSAVLAIAITPFFILGIFGLPKLGVVSAAVAGGIANLAALAWLVYYLDRHDHPLKFDRETLRDMLPDWKILGSVVRIGLPTGLQVIVVSLAELAVISFVNRFGSSATAAYGAVNQVVGYVQFPAISIGIAASIFGAQCIGARREDKLGSVIRSAVGLNYAVGALIIGSCYIFAWVILGWFITDRHTLQIAHELLMITLWSYAVFGNSAVLSGLMRGSGDVIVPTANGIFAIGVEVVAAYLLMHRFGLDGVWMGYPIAFCTALTLQFCYYEFVWKKKTHERLA
- a CDS encoding hotdog domain-containing protein; the encoded protein is MTSILRVRMSSQDGHYGGGLVDGARILALFGDVATELLIRLDGDEGLFAAYSEIRFLAPTYAGDYVEAEGRIVKVGKTSRHMEFEARKVIAARPEMNDSAADVLDPPIVVCRATGTCVTPKDKKRN
- the mazG gene encoding nucleoside triphosphate pyrophosphohydrolase, with amino-acid sequence MLVRIVGLGPGNPGLLTIGGLDALREIGSAVAPLAPQNLTAYLESNGVAIVRGMVDDPALFVRGGADEVARFAERIGTAPEGALALAVLGNPLSDFPGLPPLLRALEARGVRCEIVPGVARATLSAAIAMPLVPLPPQSAHYTWDDLIEIMARLRMDCPWDREQTHRTLVPYLIEETFEVVEAIEISHLEGLCEELGDLLLQVVFHAQLATETGKFGIADVVDALSNKMVRRHPHVFADAVIEDVDAQWRSWERLKALEKTGRGRRSRLDGIPKHLGALQRGQRMQEKAARVGFDWPAIDGVLEKLSEELEELAQARRERQDDSHVREELGDVFFTLVNLSRALGIDAETAMREANEKFYRRFAFMEERAAANGKSLSDLSLDELEELWQLAKA